A region of Streptomyces sp. NBC_01750 DNA encodes the following proteins:
- a CDS encoding class E sortase, producing MLVVAQGRGSRRRATFARGLWTSAEVTVTLGVVVLLLVVHQLWWTNREARQGAEHKVQALEREWGREGGGEAPSVEVPGEPVPAGTPAAGETGTGTATEAPGSSPARRAAARTPRWDQAYAVLRIPRLGVVAPVAQGIGRKGVLDKGYVGHYPQTVQPGEAGNFAVAGHRNTHGEPFRYINRLRGGDEVRVETREGVYVYEVDKGVAQTSSRDTGVIAAVPRSMVNTGAGYSAPGYYLTLTTCTPEYTSKYRLVVWAKLTSMRPR from the coding sequence ATGCTGGTGGTGGCGCAGGGGCGCGGCTCGCGGCGGCGGGCCACGTTCGCCCGTGGGCTGTGGACGAGCGCCGAGGTCACGGTCACCCTCGGGGTCGTCGTACTCCTCCTCGTCGTACATCAGCTGTGGTGGACCAACCGGGAGGCCCGGCAGGGCGCGGAGCACAAGGTCCAGGCCCTGGAGCGGGAGTGGGGGAGAGAAGGGGGAGGGGAGGCACCGTCCGTCGAGGTGCCCGGCGAGCCCGTTCCTGCCGGGACGCCCGCCGCCGGGGAGACCGGGACCGGTACGGCGACCGAAGCGCCCGGCTCGTCGCCCGCCCGCAGAGCCGCCGCCCGCACTCCCCGCTGGGACCAGGCCTACGCCGTCCTCCGCATCCCACGGCTCGGCGTCGTCGCGCCCGTCGCCCAGGGCATCGGGAGGAAGGGTGTACTCGACAAGGGGTACGTCGGGCACTATCCGCAGACCGTCCAGCCCGGCGAGGCCGGGAACTTCGCCGTCGCCGGGCACCGCAATACGCACGGGGAGCCCTTCCGGTACATCAACCGGCTGAGGGGCGGCGACGAGGTCCGGGTCGAGACCCGGGAGGGGGTCTATGTGTATGAGGTGGACAAGGGGGTGGCTCAGACCTCGAGCCGGGATACGGGGGTGATCGCGGCTGTGCCGCGCAGCATGGTGAACACCGGTGCCGGGTACAGCGCGCCCGGGTACTACCTCACCCTCACCACCTGCACGCCGGAGTACACCTCCAAGTACCGGCTTGTCGTGTGGGCGAAGTTGACGTCGATGCGACCGCGCTAG
- a CDS encoding heme-degrading domain-containing protein, translating to MTVPPTPSTSPTPSAAPVPAALTVDELIDQERRLTLRRFTYEDAWMLGSLLVELARERRSPVAIDIRRGAQQLFHCALPGSSADNDAWIDRKRRVVERYGQSSFLVGTRHRAKGTTFEESSRLDPDMYAAHGGSFPITVEGAGVIGSVTVSGLPQAEDHAMVVEALERFIAA from the coding sequence ATGACCGTCCCGCCCACCCCCTCCACCTCGCCCACCCCGTCCGCGGCGCCCGTGCCCGCGGCGCTCACCGTCGACGAGCTCATCGACCAGGAACGCCGGCTGACCCTGCGCCGGTTCACATACGAGGACGCCTGGATGCTCGGCAGCCTGCTCGTCGAGCTGGCCCGCGAGCGCCGGTCGCCGGTCGCGATCGACATCCGGCGCGGAGCGCAGCAGCTCTTCCACTGCGCGCTGCCGGGCTCGAGCGCCGACAACGACGCGTGGATCGACCGCAAACGGAGGGTCGTCGAACGGTACGGCCAGAGCTCGTTCCTGGTCGGCACCCGCCACCGCGCGAAGGGCACGACGTTCGAGGAGTCGTCGCGCCTGGACCCGGACATGTACGCGGCCCACGGCGGCTCGTTCCCGATCACGGTCGAGGGCGCGGGCGTCATCGGCTCGGTCACGGTCTCGGGCCTGCCACAGGCGGAGGACCACGCGATGGTGGTCGAGGCGCTGGAGCGTTTCATCGCGGCGTGA
- a CDS encoding ATP-binding protein — protein MNYASDCVRRKPWDLSFEAEPSEIAGLRNVLRLHLTLWGLPELVDSAQICVTELTSNVINHVGIGTPATLAVSMSGTRLRIELHDPDARALPTLLSAEREAESGRGMTLVDAVTDRWGVILRADSKVVWCELATDLTDPHGHTGGPRVAHAEEYLALYGAARHPQPTVSGRLSAAVAEEAAIELIADLLHWLRAHGRDPDEVLDRAQVHFESELGKVEELQG, from the coding sequence ATGAACTACGCGAGTGACTGCGTCAGGCGGAAACCTTGGGACCTGTCCTTCGAGGCAGAGCCGAGCGAGATCGCGGGTCTGCGCAATGTGCTGCGGCTACACCTGACGCTGTGGGGTCTGCCGGAGCTGGTCGACTCGGCTCAGATTTGCGTCACGGAACTGACATCTAACGTCATCAACCATGTGGGTATTGGCACGCCTGCCACGCTCGCGGTTTCCATGAGCGGCACCCGCCTCCGTATCGAGCTGCACGACCCAGACGCGCGAGCACTGCCCACTCTGCTCAGCGCAGAACGCGAGGCGGAGTCGGGGCGTGGAATGACGCTCGTCGACGCCGTGACCGACCGCTGGGGTGTGATCCTTCGGGCGGACTCCAAGGTGGTGTGGTGCGAGTTGGCTACGGATCTCACCGACCCGCACGGCCACACCGGCGGTCCGCGAGTGGCACACGCCGAGGAATACCTCGCGCTCTACGGCGCTGCTCGCCATCCGCAGCCGACCGTCTCGGGCCGCCTGAGTGCGGCTGTCGCTGAGGAGGCGGCGATCGAGCTGATCGCCGACCTGCTCCACTGGCTCCGAGCCCATGGTCGCGACCCGGACGAGGTGCTGGATCGCGCCCAAGTGCACTTCGAGTCCGAGCTGGGGAAGGTGGAAGAGTTGCAGGGGTAA
- a CDS encoding sodium:solute symporter family protein: protein MNGAIATSIFGVFMVATVALGLLAVRGRGGGTGGLAEWSVGGRSLGAVFIWVLMAGEGYTSFSYLGAAGWGYNYGSPVLYVVAYMSCGYAVGYVVGPMLWGYARKHGLVGITDMVAHRYGRPWLGALVAVLATVFLLPYIQLQITGMGVVVSTISYGAISLNRAYFLAFAVTTGFVVVSGLRGSAWVSVLKDSLVIVTLAFLAIYVPLHYFDGYGDFLGRLVAEKSEWLTLPGHGGSGFGEAWFMTTTVLNSLTVVIFPTTVAGYLGARDADALRRNAIWLPAYNVLLFVPMLLGMAALFVVPGLVGAESNLALFKLVVDSLPPWVVGIIGVAAALSSIVPMAVFMLVIGTMWGRSVLSLAPRLRRRQKGAAQAVVVAAGGIALLMTYTAPNTLVRLSLVSYEGMAQLLPMLLLGLTWRRLTLAGAVSGLAAGVAIVCVLVFTGHDPVWGVNAGMVALAANLVVALAVTYAGPAGRDPRPDQDVLAEDPLPDADRV from the coding sequence GTGAACGGCGCGATCGCGACGTCGATCTTCGGCGTCTTCATGGTGGCGACCGTCGCCCTCGGGCTGCTCGCCGTCCGCGGCCGCGGCGGCGGGACCGGTGGGCTCGCCGAGTGGTCCGTCGGCGGGCGCAGCCTCGGCGCCGTCTTCATCTGGGTGCTGATGGCGGGCGAGGGCTACACCAGCTTCAGCTATCTCGGCGCCGCGGGCTGGGGCTACAACTACGGGTCACCGGTGCTCTATGTGGTCGCGTACATGTCCTGCGGTTACGCCGTCGGCTATGTGGTCGGGCCCATGTTGTGGGGCTACGCCCGCAAGCACGGACTCGTGGGGATCACGGACATGGTCGCCCACCGCTACGGACGGCCCTGGCTGGGCGCGCTCGTCGCCGTCCTCGCGACCGTCTTCCTGCTGCCGTACATCCAGCTGCAGATCACCGGCATGGGCGTGGTCGTCTCGACGATCTCGTACGGCGCGATCAGCCTCAACCGGGCCTATTTCCTCGCCTTCGCCGTCACCACCGGCTTTGTGGTGGTGAGCGGTCTGCGCGGCAGCGCCTGGGTCTCCGTCCTCAAGGACAGCCTTGTCATCGTCACCCTCGCCTTCCTGGCGATCTATGTGCCGCTGCACTACTTCGACGGATACGGCGACTTCCTCGGGCGGCTCGTCGCAGAGAAGAGCGAGTGGCTGACCCTGCCCGGGCACGGCGGCAGCGGGTTCGGCGAGGCCTGGTTCATGACGACGACGGTCCTCAACTCCCTCACCGTCGTGATCTTCCCGACCACCGTCGCCGGCTATCTCGGCGCCCGCGACGCGGACGCGCTCCGACGCAACGCCATCTGGCTGCCCGCCTACAACGTCCTGCTCTTCGTCCCCATGCTGCTCGGCATGGCCGCGCTCTTCGTGGTGCCCGGCCTCGTCGGCGCGGAGTCCAATCTGGCCCTGTTCAAGCTGGTGGTCGACTCGCTGCCGCCCTGGGTGGTCGGGATCATCGGGGTCGCCGCCGCGCTCTCCTCCATCGTGCCGATGGCCGTTTTCATGCTGGTCATCGGGACGATGTGGGGGCGGAGCGTCCTTTCGCTCGCGCCGCGGCTGCGACGGCGGCAGAAGGGCGCGGCGCAGGCCGTCGTCGTGGCGGCGGGCGGGATCGCGCTGCTGATGACGTACACCGCGCCCAACACGCTCGTACGGCTCTCCCTCGTCTCGTACGAAGGGATGGCGCAGCTCCTGCCGATGCTGCTGCTCGGTCTGACCTGGCGGCGGCTGACCCTCGCCGGCGCGGTGAGCGGGCTCGCGGCCGGAGTGGCGATCGTCTGTGTACTGGTCTTCACCGGGCACGATCCGGTGTGGGGAGTGAACGCGGGGATGGTCGCGCTCGCGGCCAACCTGGTCGTGGCGCTGGCGGTGACGTACGCGGGGCCGGCTGGTCGTGATCCGCGGCCGGACCAGGACGTACTTGCGGAGGATCCGCTCCCCGATGCCGATCGTGTATAA
- a CDS encoding Gfo/Idh/MocA family oxidoreductase: MTGTGPRTRTPLRVGLIGYGLAGSVFHAPLIAATEGLALDTIVTSNPERREQARAEFPDVRFAASPDELWERAGELDLIVIASPNKTHVPIATAALKAGLPVVVDKPIAGTAAEARELAALAEERGLLLSVFQNRRWDNDFLTVQKLIADGELGDVLRFESRFERWRPQLKGGWRESGDPQEIGGLLYDLGSHVVDQALTLFGPVVRVYAEADVRRPGAETDDDTFIALTHANGVRSHMHVSAMTAQLGPRFRVLGSTAGYVKYGLDPQETALRDGTRPDSDPSWGTEPESLWGRLGAGESPLTGGGRPVETVPGDYPAYYAAIATALREGTAPPVTAHEAAAALEVLEAARRSASEGITVEVSA, encoded by the coding sequence ATGACTGGCACCGGCCCCCGTACCCGTACCCCCCTCCGCGTCGGACTCATCGGCTACGGCCTGGCGGGCTCCGTCTTCCATGCCCCGCTGATCGCCGCGACCGAGGGTCTCGCCCTCGACACGATCGTCACCTCGAACCCGGAGCGGCGGGAGCAGGCCCGCGCCGAGTTCCCGGATGTACGCTTCGCGGCCTCGCCCGACGAGCTGTGGGAGCGGGCCGGCGAGCTCGATCTGATCGTGATCGCCTCCCCCAACAAGACGCATGTCCCGATCGCCACTGCTGCCCTCAAGGCCGGCCTCCCGGTCGTCGTCGACAAGCCCATCGCCGGCACCGCCGCCGAGGCGCGTGAGCTCGCCGCCCTCGCCGAGGAGCGCGGCCTGCTGCTCTCCGTCTTCCAGAACCGCCGCTGGGACAACGACTTCCTCACCGTCCAAAAGCTGATCGCGGACGGCGAGCTCGGCGACGTACTGCGCTTCGAGTCGCGCTTCGAGCGCTGGCGCCCCCAGCTCAAGGGCGGCTGGCGCGAGTCGGGCGACCCGCAGGAGATCGGCGGTCTGCTGTACGACCTGGGCAGCCATGTGGTCGACCAGGCGCTGACCCTGTTCGGCCCGGTGGTACGGGTGTACGCCGAGGCCGATGTCCGCCGGCCCGGCGCCGAGACCGACGACGACACGTTCATCGCTCTCACGCATGCGAACGGCGTCCGCTCGCATATGCACGTCAGCGCCATGACCGCGCAGCTCGGCCCGCGTTTCCGGGTGCTCGGCTCGACGGCCGGCTATGTGAAGTACGGCCTGGACCCGCAGGAGACTGCCCTCCGCGACGGCACGCGTCCCGACTCCGACCCGAGCTGGGGCACCGAGCCCGAGTCGCTGTGGGGCCGCCTCGGCGCGGGCGAGTCCCCGCTGACCGGCGGCGGCCGCCCCGTCGAGACGGTTCCGGGCGACTACCCGGCGTACTACGCGGCCATCGCCACCGCCCTGCGCGAGGGCACGGCCCCGCCGGTCACCGCCCATGAGGCGGCGGCCGCACTCGAGGTCCTCGAGGCCGCGCGCCGCTCGGCCAGTGAGGGCATCACCGTGGAGGTCTCCGCATGA
- a CDS encoding SEC-C domain-containing protein, translating into MRPDTPADHTAEAERLLRTADRYPEDHEPLLLQAAAHLELAGDREHASTLYDRLLAAGPEHPLLIKALQAANLWEYGHEAEARALITGIRTAAPADPAPWEIVAETLESHDELEASHDCFTTALTLLLPPGEDEVPYATQSLLTGRHRVRRLLGLPHDEWDAQADSVHTSHTADISLDELHDPKRLWALGSDNPAELQAEIARLRSELGSYRSALSRPFPVAVLHWPEGELNELLAAYPELESEYPTRRAHLTDIEASMRDLSSTGTENLGIVTATVPSYEAFAASEQSSPANADLLPQYATTLAARGRAVAWPPAKGAACWCGSGAVYRDCHGGAVS; encoded by the coding sequence ATGCGCCCCGACACGCCTGCTGACCACACCGCCGAAGCCGAGCGCCTGCTGCGTACCGCGGACCGGTACCCCGAGGACCACGAGCCACTGCTGCTCCAGGCCGCGGCCCACCTGGAACTGGCGGGCGACCGCGAACACGCCTCCACCCTTTACGACCGCCTGCTCGCGGCCGGCCCCGAGCACCCGCTGCTGATCAAGGCCCTCCAGGCGGCGAACCTCTGGGAGTACGGCCACGAGGCGGAGGCCCGCGCCCTGATCACCGGCATCCGCACGGCGGCCCCGGCGGACCCGGCGCCCTGGGAGATCGTGGCGGAGACGCTGGAGTCCCATGACGAGCTCGAGGCGTCCCACGACTGCTTCACCACGGCCCTCACCCTGCTCCTCCCCCCGGGAGAGGACGAGGTCCCCTACGCGACCCAGTCCCTCCTCACGGGCCGCCACCGCGTCCGCCGCCTCCTGGGCCTGCCGCACGACGAGTGGGACGCCCAGGCCGACTCGGTCCACACGTCCCACACGGCGGACATCTCGCTGGACGAACTCCACGACCCGAAGCGCCTGTGGGCCCTGGGCTCGGACAACCCGGCAGAACTCCAGGCCGAAATCGCCCGCCTGAGGTCTGAACTGGGCTCGTACCGCTCGGCCCTGTCACGTCCGTTCCCGGTGGCGGTGCTCCACTGGCCGGAGGGCGAACTGAACGAACTCCTCGCGGCGTACCCCGAGTTGGAATCGGAGTACCCGACCCGGAGGGCCCACCTCACGGACATCGAGGCCTCGATGCGGGACCTGTCGTCGACGGGCACGGAGAACCTGGGCATCGTGACGGCGACGGTCCCGTCGTACGAGGCGTTCGCAGCCTCGGAACAGTCCTCACCGGCGAACGCGGACCTGCTCCCGCAGTACGCAACGACACTGGCGGCGAGGGGCCGGGCGGTGGCATGGCCGCCGGCGAAGGGGGCGGCGTGCTGGTGCGGGTCGGGGGCGGTGTACCGGGACTGCCACGGGGGAGCAGTTTCATGA
- a CDS encoding YDG/SRA domain-containing protein encodes MASESKQVMFGTPDGVSEGDWFKGHNDLHAVGLHRFLGRGISGTAKTGADSIVLSGGYIDDKDDGAEIIYTGEGGRDRDTGHMVADQSLTDEGNAALVVSQGLGYPVRVIEGLEIKGKTRRRATGGYRYRGLYQVADHWITNGQEGFRICRFKLLKLAPGEEAKPQSVDPDAGEDTDLEEEVRRYVAHNRLARDSKVAREIKALHNNTCQICGLRLVISPMGEAYAEAAHIQALGKPHFGRDRVQNVLCLCPNCHTRFDRGALHITDEFKVIDSLTGKFVSELRRIKSHNIGVEFIQKHRARWQDRSI; translated from the coding sequence ATGGCTAGTGAGTCGAAGCAGGTTATGTTTGGCACCCCCGACGGCGTCTCTGAGGGCGACTGGTTCAAGGGGCACAACGACCTCCACGCTGTCGGGTTGCACCGATTTCTCGGTCGCGGCATCTCCGGGACGGCCAAGACAGGCGCCGACTCCATCGTCCTCTCCGGTGGGTATATAGACGACAAAGATGATGGCGCCGAAATCATCTACACCGGCGAAGGCGGCCGGGACCGGGACACCGGCCATATGGTTGCCGATCAGTCGCTGACCGACGAGGGAAATGCGGCTCTGGTTGTATCGCAGGGCCTCGGCTATCCAGTTCGCGTGATCGAAGGACTGGAGATCAAGGGAAAGACCCGGCGGCGAGCAACTGGCGGTTACCGGTATCGCGGCCTCTACCAAGTGGCAGACCATTGGATTACCAATGGGCAGGAAGGTTTCCGCATCTGCCGATTTAAGCTCCTCAAACTCGCTCCAGGCGAAGAGGCGAAGCCGCAGTCGGTGGACCCTGACGCGGGCGAGGACACCGATCTCGAGGAGGAGGTGCGACGGTACGTCGCCCATAACCGCCTGGCGCGGGACTCAAAGGTGGCTCGGGAGATCAAGGCTCTACATAACAACACCTGCCAGATATGTGGGCTTCGGCTTGTTATTTCACCGATGGGTGAGGCATACGCTGAAGCCGCACATATTCAGGCCTTGGGGAAACCACACTTCGGGCGCGACCGAGTGCAGAATGTCCTCTGCCTGTGCCCTAACTGTCACACTCGGTTTGATCGTGGAGCGCTTCACATAACCGACGAGTTCAAGGTCATCGATAGCTTGACCGGCAAGTTCGTCTCGGAGCTAAGGCGTATCAAGTCCCACAACATAGGGGTGGAGTTCATCCAGAAGCACAGGGCGCGATGGCAGGATCGCTCGATCTAG
- a CDS encoding ROK family transcriptional regulator: MGSVNRTVRSGTGAAGANLPALRSHNAALALDLLRTAGEGGISRMELAERTGLTPQAVSKITARLRDEGLAADAGRRASTGGRPGTVLRLVPSAGHAVGLHLDRDELTAVLLDLAGAPVAVRTAPLDLGAGAEAVVERVATEVEALLEGARVLGVGVAMPGPLDHVTGVPHRVTGFPQWDGFPLRDALAARLGLPVVLDKDTNAAALGLALRGPGDSFAYLHLGTGLGAGLVLGGALYRGARTGAGEFGHQVIQLDGPECGCGKRGCIEALCLAAVDRGDLDLAASVLGTGAANLVELLDIDRVLLGGRIVVAAAEPFVRGVGERVRVPVAVTGTGAHVVAEGAAQLVLAPVFGRAEASPAAPKIG; the protein is encoded by the coding sequence ATGGGGTCCGTGAACAGGACGGTGAGGAGCGGTACGGGAGCTGCGGGAGCGAACCTGCCTGCGCTGCGCAGCCATAACGCGGCGCTGGCGCTCGATCTGCTGCGTACGGCGGGTGAGGGCGGCATCAGCAGGATGGAGCTCGCCGAGCGCACCGGGCTCACCCCGCAGGCGGTCAGCAAGATCACGGCCCGGCTGCGCGACGAGGGTCTGGCGGCGGATGCGGGCCGCCGCGCCTCGACCGGCGGCAGACCGGGCACGGTGCTGCGGCTGGTCCCTTCGGCGGGCCACGCGGTCGGGCTGCATCTGGACCGCGACGAGCTGACGGCGGTGCTGCTGGACCTGGCGGGAGCTCCGGTCGCGGTCCGCACGGCGCCGCTGGATCTGGGCGCGGGGGCCGAGGCGGTCGTGGAGCGGGTGGCGACGGAGGTCGAGGCGCTGCTGGAGGGCGCACGCGTCCTCGGCGTCGGCGTGGCCATGCCCGGGCCGCTCGATCACGTCACCGGTGTCCCGCATCGCGTCACCGGGTTTCCGCAGTGGGACGGGTTTCCCCTCCGCGACGCGCTCGCCGCGCGGCTCGGGTTGCCCGTCGTCCTGGACAAGGACACCAATGCCGCGGCCCTCGGGCTCGCACTGCGCGGGCCGGGTGACTCCTTCGCGTATCTCCATCTCGGTACGGGGCTCGGCGCCGGTCTCGTCCTCGGCGGCGCGCTCTACCGCGGCGCGCGCACCGGTGCGGGGGAGTTCGGGCATCAGGTCATCCAGCTCGACGGGCCCGAGTGCGGGTGCGGGAAGCGGGGCTGTATCGAAGCGCTCTGCCTCGCGGCCGTCGACCGCGGCGATCTCGACCTGGCCGCCAGCGTCCTCGGCACCGGCGCCGCGAACCTCGTCGAGCTGCTCGACATCGACCGGGTGCTGCTCGGCGGCCGGATCGTCGTGGCGGCCGCCGAGCCGTTCGTACGCGGAGTCGGCGAGCGGGTCCGCGTCCCGGTGGCCGTCACCGGCACAGGCGCACACGTCGTCGCGGAGGGCGCCGCGCAGTTGGTCCTCGCGCCTGTCTTCGGGCGCGCCGAAGCGTCTCCCGCCGCACCGAAAATAGGCTGA
- a CDS encoding DUF6412 domain-containing protein translates to MTGRPTRLLRPAALLILLLVEVLLIDGGSLSAAVALAATATAAAGSALVVCAVISARCAPAVPPTRVRTAIRDREQRTAFLPQRDPDAKGRTRPRAPGRSLLTAA, encoded by the coding sequence ATGACCGGTCGTCCGACGCGGCTGCTCCGGCCCGCCGCGCTGCTGATCCTCCTCCTCGTCGAAGTGCTGCTCATCGACGGCGGCAGCCTCTCCGCGGCGGTGGCGCTCGCCGCGACCGCCACCGCTGCCGCCGGTTCCGCGCTCGTCGTCTGCGCGGTCATCAGCGCACGCTGCGCGCCTGCCGTGCCACCCACCCGGGTCCGCACCGCCATCCGCGACCGTGAGCAACGCACCGCGTTCCTGCCACAGCGCGATCCCGACGCCAAGGGCCGGACCCGGCCCCGAGCACCCGGCCGTTCCCTCCTGACGGCCGCGTAG
- a CDS encoding DUF3592 domain-containing protein, with translation MSPFWFLTLVPFLAGLAICAVQGTNYILAELVRSTGRSALGTVTGHIATREASYSTAHPVVRWTTDDGTEVEQPLIDNSGSPHRLPEGSQVRVLYTPHNPQHAQLDSPAARSTALLTLALGTALWLGSLMAVLVRIGSSL, from the coding sequence ATGAGTCCCTTCTGGTTCCTGACCCTCGTGCCCTTCCTCGCAGGCCTTGCCATCTGCGCCGTACAAGGCACGAACTACATCCTGGCGGAGCTCGTACGCAGCACCGGCCGCAGCGCGCTCGGCACCGTGACCGGCCACATAGCCACGCGCGAGGCCTCCTACTCCACGGCTCATCCGGTCGTGCGCTGGACGACGGACGACGGTACGGAGGTCGAGCAGCCGCTGATCGACAACAGCGGCAGCCCGCACCGGCTCCCCGAGGGCTCACAGGTCCGCGTCCTCTATACCCCTCACAACCCGCAACACGCCCAGCTCGACTCGCCGGCCGCCCGCTCCACGGCGCTCCTCACGCTGGCGCTGGGCACGGCGCTCTGGCTCGGATCGCTCATGGCCGTACTCGTGAGAATCGGCTCATCCCTGTGA
- a CDS encoding DUF3311 domain-containing protein, whose product MLVPYVFFVGALPLVNRVRPIVLGLPFLFVWLLGATLLTPVAVWLTWRGDHRGGRR is encoded by the coding sequence CTGCTCGTTCCGTACGTCTTCTTCGTCGGCGCGCTGCCGCTGGTGAACCGCGTCCGGCCGATCGTCCTCGGGCTGCCCTTCCTCTTTGTATGGCTGCTCGGAGCGACGCTCCTCACGCCCGTCGCCGTATGGCTGACCTGGCGCGGGGACCACCGAGGAGGCCGCAGGTGA
- a CDS encoding fumarylacetoacetate hydrolase family protein: MKLLRVGTAGAERPALLDKDGTTLRDLSGLVTDIDGELLADASALARIRAAADAGGLPVLDADGLRTGAPLARIGKVVCIGLNYHDHAAETGAETPAEPVVFFKAADTVVGPYDTVLVPRRSRKTDWEVELAVVIGRTARYLEDGEDALSYVAGYAVSHDVSEREFQIERGGTWDKGKNCETFNPLGPWLVTADEVPDPQALSLRLWVNGELKQNGTTGDQIFPVAEVVRYVSQFMTLYPGDVINTGTPAGVALGQPEPKPFLRAGDVVELEVEGLGRQRQELKNA; encoded by the coding sequence ATGAAGCTGCTGCGAGTCGGTACGGCGGGCGCCGAGCGCCCGGCTCTGCTCGACAAGGACGGGACGACGCTGCGCGACCTGTCCGGCCTTGTCACGGACATCGACGGGGAGCTGCTCGCCGACGCGTCGGCGCTCGCCCGGATACGGGCCGCGGCGGACGCCGGTGGGCTGCCCGTACTGGACGCCGACGGTCTGCGTACCGGGGCGCCGCTCGCCCGTATCGGCAAGGTCGTGTGCATCGGGCTGAACTACCACGACCACGCCGCCGAGACGGGCGCGGAGACTCCGGCCGAGCCGGTGGTGTTCTTCAAGGCGGCCGACACGGTCGTCGGGCCCTACGACACCGTGCTCGTGCCGCGCCGCAGCCGGAAGACCGACTGGGAGGTCGAGCTCGCGGTCGTGATCGGACGTACGGCCCGCTATCTGGAGGACGGCGAGGACGCGCTGTCGTACGTCGCGGGATACGCGGTCTCGCACGATGTCTCGGAGCGCGAGTTCCAGATCGAGCGCGGCGGCACCTGGGACAAGGGCAAGAACTGCGAGACGTTCAACCCGCTGGGCCCGTGGCTGGTGACGGCGGACGAGGTGCCGGACCCGCAGGCGCTCTCGCTCAGGCTCTGGGTGAACGGCGAGCTGAAGCAGAACGGCACGACCGGCGACCAGATCTTCCCGGTGGCTGAGGTGGTGCGGTACGTCAGCCAGTTCATGACGCTGTACCCCGGGGACGTCATCAACACGGGTACGCCGGCGGGCGTCGCGCTCGGGCAGCCGGAGCCGAAGCCGTTCCTGCGGGCCGGTGATGTGGTGGAGCTGGAGGTCGAGGGGCTCGGCCGCCAGCGCCAGGAGCTCAAGAACGCGTAG
- a CDS encoding YidC/Oxa1 family membrane protein insertase, which produces MSVFASLVTHLADLLQPLFHASATAAAIIVFTALVRLAVHPLSRAAARGQKAKARLSPQIAELRKKHGKNPERMQKALMELHAKEKVSPLSGCLPSLLQLPAFFLMYHLFSSARIGGGPNGLLSHTLGAAPLGDRWSDALAHGGVFGGAGLVYVALFAIVAAVATFNYRRTKRQMAAAPMMSDQQMPGMGAMGAMSAMTKVMPLLSFATLLTVAWVPLAAALYVVTSTTWTAVERAFLYRDMPAANALATAM; this is translated from the coding sequence ATGTCCGTTTTCGCCAGCCTGGTCACACACCTCGCCGACCTGCTCCAGCCGCTCTTCCACGCGTCCGCCACGGCCGCCGCGATCATCGTCTTCACCGCGCTCGTGCGGCTCGCCGTCCATCCGCTCTCCCGGGCGGCCGCCCGCGGCCAGAAGGCCAAGGCCAGGCTCTCGCCCCAGATCGCCGAGCTGCGCAAGAAGCACGGCAAGAACCCGGAGCGGATGCAGAAGGCGCTGATGGAACTGCACGCGAAGGAGAAGGTCTCGCCGCTCTCCGGGTGCCTGCCGAGCCTGCTGCAGCTGCCTGCGTTCTTCCTGATGTACCACCTGTTCTCCAGCGCGCGGATCGGCGGCGGGCCGAACGGTCTGCTCAGCCACACGCTCGGCGCCGCGCCCCTCGGCGACCGCTGGTCGGACGCGCTCGCGCACGGCGGGGTCTTCGGCGGCGCGGGACTGGTGTACGTCGCGCTCTTCGCGATCGTCGCCGCCGTGGCCACCTTCAACTACCGGCGTACGAAGCGTCAGATGGCGGCCGCGCCCATGATGTCCGACCAGCAGATGCCGGGCATGGGCGCGATGGGCGCGATGAGCGCGATGACGAAGGTCATGCCGCTGCTCTCCTTCGCCACGCTCCTGACCGTGGCCTGGGTGCCGCTGGCCGCCGCGCTCTATGTGGTCACCAGCACCACCTGGACGGCGGTCGAGCGGGCCTTCCTCTACCGGGACATGCCTGCCGCGAACGCGCTTGCTACCGCGATGTAA